Proteins encoded by one window of Lycium barbarum isolate Lr01 chromosome 11, ASM1917538v2, whole genome shotgun sequence:
- the LOC132618844 gene encoding 65-kDa microtubule-associated protein 1-like, which translates to MEAVDDQTTPVLDETTCGSLLQKLQQIWDEVGETDDERDKMLLQIDQECLDVYKRKVDHAVKSRAHLLQALADAKVELSRLLSALGEKTYVGIPEKTSGTIKEQLAAIAPTLEKLWKQKDDRIKEFFDVQSQIQKISSEIVGTSEQVESLTVDESDLSVKKLDEFNAQLQELQKEKSDRLHKVLDLVSTVHDLCAVLGMDFFSTVTEVHPSLDDSTGVQSKSISNDTLSKLANTVLVLKEDKKQRLLKLQELATQLIDLWNLMDTPEEERSVFDHVTCNISASVDEVAIPGALALDLIEQAEVEVERLDQLKASKMKEISFKRQAELEDIYARAHIEIDAEAAREKIMALIDSGNVDPAELLADMDNQIVNAKEEAYSRKEILDKVEKWMAACEEESWLEDYNRDDNRYNASRGAHLNLKRAEKARILVNKIPALVESLVAKTRAWEQERDTTFTYDGVPLLAMLDEYMMLRHDREEEKRRLRDQKKFQEQMSKDPEVFGSTPSPARPLGPKKVTGPRANGSANGPTSRRLSLNSHQNGSRSTNKDGKTRPIAPLNYVAMTKDDADISGTEPNPSTP; encoded by the exons ATGGAAGCAGTGGATGATCAAACTACTCCTGTTCTTGACGAAACAACTTGCGGTTCCCTATTACAAAAGCTGCAG CAAATTTGGGATGAGGTTGGTGAAACTGATGATGAGCGGGACAAGATGCTTCTTCAGATAGATCAAGAGTGTCTGGATGTCTACAAGAGAAAGGTTGACCACGCTGTGAAGTCACGGGCTCACCTTCTTCAGGCATTGGCAGATGCCAAAGTTGAACTCTCCAGGCTGCTATCGGCCCTTGGAGAGAAGACATATGTTGGAATT CCTGAGAAGACTTCAGGTACAATCAAGGAACAGCTTGCAGCTATAGCACCAACACTGGAAAAACTGTGGAAGCAGAAAGACGATAGGATAAAAGAGTTCTTTGATGTTCAATCACAAATTCAGAAGATTAGCAGTGAGATTGTAGGGACTAGCGAGCAAGTTGAGAGTCTTACAGTGGACGAATCTGACTTATCTGTAAAAAAATTGGATGAGTTTAATGCGCAGCTTCAAGAGCTCCAAAAGGAGAAG AGTGACAGATTGCACAAGGTCCTTGATCTTGTGAGTACCGTGCATGACCTTTGTGCTGTTCTTGGCATGGACTTCTTCAGTACTGTCACGGAAGTTCACCCAAGCCTGGATGATTCTACTGGTGTACAATCTAAAAGTATTAGCAATGATACATTGTCAAAGCTGGCTAACACCGTCTTGGTACTAAAGGAAGATAAGAAACAGCGATTACTTAAG CTTCAAGAATTAGCTACTCAGCTAATTGATTTATGGAATTTGATGGATACCCCAGAAGAAGAAAGGAGCGTGTTTGACCATGTTACCTGCAACATATCAGCTTCAGTAGATGAAGTGGCCATTCCAGGGGCTCTTGCTCTTGATCTGATTGAACAG GCTGAAGTGGAAGTTGAAAGGCTTGATCAACTTAAGGCTAGCAAGATGAAGGAGATTTCTTTCAAAAGACAGGCCGAACTGGAAGACATTTATGCACGTGCCCACATAGAGATTGATGCTGAGGCTGCTCGAGAAAAAATTATGGCACTGATCGATTCTGGGAATGTTGATCCTGCAGAGTTACTAGCTGACATGGACAATCAGATCGTAAATGCAAAAGAAGAGGCTTATAGCAGGAAAGAAATATTGGATAAAGTTGAGAAATGGATGGCAGCTTGTGAAGAAGAGAGTTGGCTTGAAGACTACAACAGG GATGATAACCGGTATAATGCAAGCAGAGGGGCACACTTAAATTTGAAGAGGGCTGAAAAGGCTCGGATATTGGTCAACAAAATTCCAG CTCTTGTGGAGTCCTTGGTTGCAAAAACTAGAGCATGGGAACAAGAGCGGGACACCACATTCACTTATGATGGCGTTCCACTACTTGCCATGCTAGACGAATATATGATGCTCAGGCACGATagagaagaagagaaaagaaggCTGAGG GACCAGAAGAAGTTCCAAGAGCAGATGAGCAAAGATCCAGAAGTATTTGGATCCACCCCAAGTCCTGCTCGACCACTTGGTCCAAAGAAGGTAACAGGCCCACGAGCAAATGGCAGTGCCAATGGGCCGACCAGCAGAAGATTGTCTCTTAATTCCCACCAAAACGGTTCCAGGTCAACTAATAAAGATGGGAAGACCAGACCTATTGCTCCTTTGAATTATGTTGCCATGACCAAAGATGATGCAGACATTTCTGGAACCGAGCCTAATCCAAGCACACCATAG